The proteins below are encoded in one region of Manis javanica isolate MJ-LG chromosome 8, MJ_LKY, whole genome shotgun sequence:
- the EIF3J gene encoding eukaryotic translation initiation factor 3 subunit J, protein MAAAAAAAAADSDSWDADAFSVEDPVRKVGGGGGPAGGDRWEGEDEDEDVKDNWDDDDDEKKEEVEVKSEVKVSEKKKIAEKIKEKEWQQKKRQEDNKKRLEEPEEPKVLTPEEQLADKLRLKKLQEESDLELAKETFGVNNTVCGIDAMNPSSRDDFTEFGKLLKDKITQYEKSLYYASFLEALVRDVCISLEIDDLKKITNSLTVLCSEKQKQEKQSKAKKKKKGVVPGGGLKATMKDDLADYGGYDGGYVQDYEDFM, encoded by the exons atggcggcggcggcggcggcggcggcggcggactCCGACTCCTGGG ACGCGGACGCGTTCTCCGTGGAAGACCCGGTGCGGAAGGTggggggcggcggcggccccgCCGGCGGGGACCGCTGGGAAGGCGAGGACGAGGACGAGGACGTCAAG GATAACTGGGATGACGATGATGAcgaaaaaaaagaggaagtagAAGTAAAATCAG AAGTAaaagtttcagaaaagaaaaaaatagcagagaagataaaagagaaagaatggcaGCAGAAGAAAAGGCAAGAAGATAATAAAAAGAGG TTAGAAGAACCTGAAGAACCTAAAGTGCTAACACCAGAAGAACAATTAGCAGATAAACTGCGGCTAAAGAAATTACAGGAAGAGTCAGACCTTGAATTAGCAAAAGAAACTTTTG GTGTTAATAATACAGTTTGTGGAATAGATGCTATGAACCCATCTTCAAGAGATGACTTCACAGAATTTGGAAAGTtactaaaagacaaaattacacaATATGAAAAGTCATTATATTATGCcagttttttggaagccttagttCGAGATGTATGTATTTCAT tggaaatTGATGACTTGAAAAAGATTACTAATTCATTGACTGTGCTTTGCAGTGAAAAACAGAAGCAAGAAAAG CAAAGCAAagccaaaaagaagaagaaaggtgtGGTTCCTGGAGGGGGATTAAAGGCCACCATGAAGGACGATCTGGCAGATTATGGTGGTTATGATGGAGGATATGTACAAGACTATGAAGACTTCATGTGA